A portion of the Pseudomonadota bacterium genome contains these proteins:
- a CDS encoding L,D-transpeptidase: MSYSHLSCSRSLQIRPLAMLLFGLWLTLATSGCSILSPLTGQASSDDREWLMDGTLAISRPLPPIKLSSGDRSRLGSIAQIHSSSSPYTIVRINRSAGKLSLESPDSTPITVNAQVASTLRPGSYTVALKQANPLWYAPNTYFKQRSMRVPAEGSKDRFKRGALGKQALFLNEQTPLHSGPVGTLELGGLRIAPQDMNRIFELVRVGTKVEVR; encoded by the coding sequence ATGAGTTACTCACATTTGAGCTGTAGCAGGAGCCTTCAGATTAGGCCCCTAGCTATGCTCCTGTTCGGGCTCTGGCTCACCCTTGCTACCTCAGGATGTTCGATACTCTCCCCACTGACAGGACAGGCATCTAGCGATGATCGCGAGTGGCTTATGGACGGGACGCTCGCTATCTCTAGGCCTCTGCCCCCGATAAAACTCTCAAGCGGCGACCGTTCCCGTCTCGGTTCGATCGCTCAAATACACAGTTCAAGCTCCCCATATACGATCGTTCGAATCAATCGGAGTGCTGGAAAGCTCTCTCTTGAGAGCCCTGACAGCACACCGATAACGGTCAACGCTCAGGTTGCCAGCACTCTGCGCCCCGGGAGTTATACAGTGGCTCTCAAGCAAGCCAATCCGCTCTGGTACGCACCAAACACCTACTTCAAACAGCGCTCCATGCGAGTCCCAGCAGAGGGCAGTAAGGATCGTTTCAAACGTGGGGCGCTTGGCAAGCAGGCGCTCTTTCTGAACGAACAGACCCCGCTCCACAGTGGTCCAGTAGGAACCCTGGAGCTGGGAGGACTGCGCATAGCCCCCCAAGACATGAATAGAATCTTTGAGCTCGTACGGGTTGGAACTAAGGTCGAGGTGCGCTAA